The Fictibacillus phosphorivorans genomic sequence GAATAATAATATCCGCATATCGTTTCGTTGGTTCTATGAATTGATTATGCATCGGCCGTACTACTGATGTATATTGATCGATTACAGATTCAAGCGTTCTTCCACGGTCACGAATATCTCGAACCATTCTTCTAATAATACGTACATCTGCATCCGTGTCTACAAACAGCTTAATGTCCATCAAATCACGTAGGCGTTCGTCTTCAAGGATCAAAATACCTTCCAGTATAATGACATCTTTAGCATCAACTGGGATAATTTTATCACTTCTTGTATGTGCTGTATAGTCGTACACTGGTTTTTCGATGGAATCGTATTTTAGAAGTGAAGAAATATGTTGAATTAACAAATCATTATCGAAAGCAAGAGGATGATCATAATTCGTGTCCAATCGTTCTTCCATCGATTTTTCTGATTGATCTCTATAATACGCATCTTGCTCTATGATTAAGATGGATTGGTTAGCAAACTGCCTGTAAATTTCTTTTGCTACTGTTGTCTTACCAGACCCAGATCCACCTGCAACCCCAATTACAATTGGTTTTTGTGCCATTTTGATTACTCCTCCAAACTGCATGTCCCATTAAGAATTTCTAATACTCACCATCATTCCATCCCCAACCGGTAAGATTGAAGACTGATAGTCAGGATGCTGCATCATGTATTCGTTAAAACTTCTAATTTTTTTTACTAGAGAACGAAGTCTTCTACTCTCTAAGCCGCT encodes the following:
- the udk gene encoding uridine kinase, whose product is MAQKPIVIGVAGGSGSGKTTVAKEIYRQFANQSILIIEQDAYYRDQSEKSMEERLDTNYDHPLAFDNDLLIQHISSLLKYDSIEKPVYDYTAHTRSDKIIPVDAKDVIILEGILILEDERLRDLMDIKLFVDTDADVRIIRRMVRDIRDRGRTLESVIDQYTSVVRPMHNQFIEPTKRYADIIIPEGGQNLVAIDLMVTKIKTILEDKALLKK